The nucleotide window CGCGCGGGCTCCAGTTGACTCCTGCCGGGCAGTTCTTTGCCCAGCGGGCGCGCCGGCTCATCCGCGATGCCGACGACCTGGTCAACGACCTGGCCGGAGAAACCGGCACGCTCAAGGGGCCGGTGAAGCTGGGCTGTTTCAGCAGCCTGGCCCACAACTTGCTGCCCGGCATCCTCGAAGCCCTGCCTTCCGCGCATCCTCAGCTGAACGTGGACGTCACCGTGGGCACGCACACCGAACTGCTGCCTGCCCTGGATGCCGGGTTGCTGGATATGGCCATCGTCTACGACATGCAGCTGCCCGCAGGGTACAACCAGCGGACCATCTACCGGACGGAACTCGAGGCCGTCCTGCCGCCGGACCACAAGCTGGCGGCGCAGGAGACGGTGGATCTGGCGCAGTTGGCCGAGGAGTCCCTGATCATGTACGACTCCAGCCCCAGCACTGCCAACACCCACCACGTCTTCGCCGAACGCGGCCTGCGTCCCAACGTAGTCTCCTCGATGCCCCAGATGGTCCTCGTGCAGGCGATGGTCGGCCGCGGACTTGGGTATGCCCTGCTGATGTCCAGGCCGAACTCTCCGGGACTGACCGTCGAAGGTCGTCCGGTGGCCATCCGGCCGTTGTCTCCGCCGGCCACCCGGACCACCGTCTGCGCCATCTGGCCCGAAGACATGTCGCTGAGCCCGCGGGCCGAAGCCGTGGTGGACCTGGCCGTGCGGGTTCTGGGCGGCCTGGACTGAGAACCGGTTAGACGCCTGCCGCGGCGGCCTTGGAGTAGGTCTTGAAGTCGAACTCCGGATCGGCGGCCTGTTCCGGGGTGAGGGTGCGTCCCTGGGAGAGGACCCTGCGGGCGGCCATGTGGTCGGCGGGCTGATTCACGGATTCGACTGCCACCAGCCGGCCGCTGCGGAAGCAGAAGACGGAGAACTTCCCGTCGTCCGGGTTGCCGCGCAGGACGGTTTCGTCCTCAGGGTGTGCGATGCCGGCGATCTGCAGCCGCAGGTCGCCCTGGGTGGACCAGAACCAGGGCAGCTCGGTGTAGTCGCGGCCGCCGTCGTGCGTGTCGAGGATGGACTTGGCGGTGTGCCGGGCCTGGTCGGTGGCGTTCTGCACGGATTCGAGCCTGGTGCGTGCCTCGGCGTGGTGGCTGGGGTAGTTCGCGCAGTCGCCCAGGGCGTAGATGTCCTCATCGTCGGTGCGCATGGCACTGTCCACCGTGATGCCGTTCGCGACCGCGAGGCCCGTCTGCTCGGCGAGCTCGGTGCGGGGGATGACGCCGATGCCCACCAGCACCATGTCGGCAGGGTAGGTGTCCCCGGTGGTGCTCACCGCGGCGGCCACGTGCCCGCTGTCGTCGCCGGTGAAGGAGGCGATGCCTTCGCCCAGGCGCAGGTCCACGCCCATGGCCCGGTGGGCCCGGGCGAACCAGTTACCCATTACAGGGGAGAGCGCGCGGGCCATCGGCCGGTCCGCGTATTCGAGCACCGTGACGTCCAGTCCGCGTTTGCGCGCGGCGGCGGCGAATTCGAGTCCGATGAAGCCGGCACCAATAACGACGACGGAACGCACCGTGTCCAGGCGGGCGTGGACGGCTTCGGCGTCGGCCAGGGTCCGCAGACCGTAGATCCCTTCCAGGCCGCTGCCCGGGACGTTCAGTTCACGGTTCGCGGCGCCGGTCGCCAGGACCAGCGTGGTGTAGCCGACTCTTGACCCGTCGGACAAGCTGACGGTATGTCCGGCGCGGTCAATGGCTGTGACCCGCACGCCCAGGCGGGAGTCGACGTCGTTATCGGTGAAGAACTTTTCCGCGCGCAGCGGCAGCGGTTTCGGCTCCTTGTCCGCGGCCATGAAGTCCTTGGACAGCGGCGGGCGCTGGTACGGGAAGTGCGTTTCCTCGCCGATGACGGTGATGGTTCCGGCGTAGCCTTCCTTGCGCAGCGAGTCGACCAGTTGGATGCCGGCCTGGCCGTTGCCGACAATGACAATGTTCTGCGGGTGCTGCGGGTGCTGCGGGTGCTGCGGGTGCTGCGGGTCCTGCGGGTCCTGCGGGTCCTGCGGGGTGCTGGGTGCGGCGGTCATGGTGGCCCTTCTCTACAGGTGGCGGAATTCCTAGATCTGGCTGGCTGGGACGTCGACCTCGATCTCGTCGAACCCTTCGCCCGCCTTGATCTGGCAGCCCAGCCGGCTGCGGTCCTCGTCGCGCGGGTCCGCCGTGCATTCGAGCATTTCCTCTTCGTCCTCGCTGATTTCCGGGAGCCCGTCGAGGTACTCCGGGCGGACGTAGACGTGGCAGGTGGCGCACATAGCCTGGCCGCCGCATTCGCCGACGATGCCGGCGACGCCGTTGGTCACGGCAGCGCGCATCAGCGAGGTGCCCGGGTCGACGTCGAGCACGTCTACACTGCCGTCATTGTGGTGGAAGCTGACTTTAGCCATGGGAGGTTTCCTTCGTGAAAGTGTGGTCTGGTCTGATGATATGCCGGTTACTTCGCGTCCCAGCGGACCGGCAGGGCGGTCATGCCGCGGAACACCCAACCTTCGTCGACGGCCGGCCGTTCCGGATCCAGGCGCAGCTTGGGCAGTTCGGCGAAGAGCTGCGGCAGCGCGATGCCGGACACCGAGGCCTTGGCGACCCATGCGCCGGCGCAGTAGTGGTTGCCGCCGCCGAAGGCCAGGTGGGGCTTCTTGAGGCGGTTGATGTTGAAGCTCTCCGGATCCTCGAAGGCCTTCGGGTCCCGGTTGGCAGCACCAACAACGACGCCGAGGCGGGCACCCTTGGGCAGCTGCACGCCTTCCAGGACGGTGTCGCGGGTGGTTTCGCGCGGGTACATGCCGATGGGCGCGACCCAGCGGATGGACTCCTCGAACACGGTGGGAAAGAGCGCGGGGTCTGCCAGGACCTGGGCCAGCTGGTCCGGATGGGAGAGCAGGGCCCAGACTGCCACGCCGAGCACGTCGCGCGGCTCGTTCA belongs to Arthrobacter crystallopoietes and includes:
- a CDS encoding 2Fe-2S iron-sulfur cluster-binding protein; translation: MAKVSFHHNDGSVDVLDVDPGTSLMRAAVTNGVAGIVGECGGQAMCATCHVYVRPEYLDGLPEISEDEEEMLECTADPRDEDRSRLGCQIKAGEGFDEIEVDVPASQI
- a CDS encoding LysR family transcriptional regulator, with the translated sequence MANFTLRQLELFAALPDFPTLSAAAASLRISESALSQAITALEKVAGEQLCVRRKARGLQLTPAGQFFAQRARRLIRDADDLVNDLAGETGTLKGPVKLGCFSSLAHNLLPGILEALPSAHPQLNVDVTVGTHTELLPALDAGLLDMAIVYDMQLPAGYNQRTIYRTELEAVLPPDHKLAAQETVDLAQLAEESLIMYDSSPSTANTHHVFAERGLRPNVVSSMPQMVLVQAMVGRGLGYALLMSRPNSPGLTVEGRPVAIRPLSPPATRTTVCAIWPEDMSLSPRAEAVVDLAVRVLGGLD
- a CDS encoding NAD(P)/FAD-dependent oxidoreductase, with the protein product MTAAPSTPQDPQDPQDPQHPQHPQHPQHPQNIVIVGNGQAGIQLVDSLRKEGYAGTITVIGEETHFPYQRPPLSKDFMAADKEPKPLPLRAEKFFTDNDVDSRLGVRVTAIDRAGHTVSLSDGSRVGYTTLVLATGAANRELNVPGSGLEGIYGLRTLADAEAVHARLDTVRSVVVIGAGFIGLEFAAAARKRGLDVTVLEYADRPMARALSPVMGNWFARAHRAMGVDLRLGEGIASFTGDDSGHVAAAVSTTGDTYPADMVLVGIGVIPRTELAEQTGLAVANGITVDSAMRTDDEDIYALGDCANYPSHHAEARTRLESVQNATDQARHTAKSILDTHDGGRDYTELPWFWSTQGDLRLQIAGIAHPEDETVLRGNPDDGKFSVFCFRSGRLVAVESVNQPADHMAARRVLSQGRTLTPEQAADPEFDFKTYSKAAAAGV